The genome window aatgccttagccgaccaggtgctcaggagcagcagcagcagcagaaggccattgctttcacctcctgcaggtgagctcccaaaggcacctggtgggccactgcgagtagcagagcgctggactagattggactgtgatctgatccagcaggctctttcttatgttcttataaacgAACACAGAATAATTTAGACACATTttgttaaaaatcaataaaatgtagAGGCACAAAGGCAGCAGTGTGCAAGTAAGAATGACAGGTGGATGCTGATATTGGGCCAAGACTGATCTTTTTTGTTGGCTAGGAGTAATAATGCTGAATTAACTGCAAGGTTCACCTTCTTGTGGTTCCAtttttggaggaaatggctgcttgctTTAATTTCACTTAATTTGCTGAAGTGATGTATCAGCTGAGCACTTGATTTGGTGCTGAAGCAGCTGAATTGGAGTTGCCGTGAAATCAGAGGTTCTGCTACAAAGGCAGGCCCTTTGGCAATTTCACGTTGGTGCCTTTTAGgattttactgctgttttaaatccctggtgggcagggacgtaggtatagaatttttatgggaAGAGTTCGGAGGGGGCTCAGGGTGGaggccgcccccacccccccagggccGTGGCCtcacttccccaagccctgcctccagccTGCAAGCCAACCAAAgcccgggaaagaaagtctcacctCTCGCAAAGCAGGTCTCCCaagaggcgagactttctttcccgggcttcggctggcttgcagcttgccAGCATTCAATGCAGGCTGTGCCTGTGTGGGTGCACAGGAACGCCTGCCCCCaccggacatgcaatggggaggGTTTAAACccgaggaaaaaaaacaggaagtgataCTTTGCATTTGTGCACTGCTTTTTCTGAGCTTTCACAGCCTTAGACCGATTCTGAGAGAGAGATTCGAATTCACAGCTCATATTTTGGGTGGGGTTGCCCAGTGAGTCCATGGCTGAGATTTCAACTCCGCGAACTTACACTCGCCCAGCCTGTGAACATAAATCTGTCTTTACTTATTTAGAATTGGGGCTTCCTAACCCTTCAGCGCCTAAAGATGTGAATCCCGGAGGCAGAACCTCTTCTGGcagtggaaggaaaggaaaacaccAGCAGAGTTCCCCTCAAGCCCCTTTCCTGGACTGCAACCTGTGTGGGAAGGTGTTCAGTAGCACCAGTTCTCTCAGCAAACATTATGTGACTCACAGCCAGGAGCGAAAACACGTCTGTAAGATCTGCAGCAAAGCATTTAAGCGGCAAGACCACCTGTAGGTATCAgtttgccaattaaaaaaatattttaaatgtataaattaGAGTTATTGCTACTGTAGGGATCTGGTCTGTTGTTCCGGGTTCTTAACACCAGATGTAGAATGCATACATTCGGTAGTAATAGAATGCACCTCCCAATTAAGGAAATGCCAAAAGTTATGATAGAGTTGTTGAAGGCTTGATTGAACTGgttcacccgcaatacaatactatcaatcacatctttgcataacaagttccacccaaacacttactgattggttccccaccctgggacatggacagtatataccccaaacattcccttctctctggacacagtgtgcaacagacttccctctgaagatgccagccacagatgcaggcgaaatgttaggaacaagatccaccagaccacaacccagaaaacccaccagaactatgATAGAGTTGTTCGCATTGAGGAGGCAAGCATGCTGCATGAACACAAATGAGAAACACAAAGGCTCAGATACCACTAGTTTATTAGACCAGCTGTGTTGCATAGTAAGCTTTTGGGTTTTACGGGAATACTCCATCCAGAAGTATTTTAGAGACCAGTAGGCAATTTGTGTTGAAGATAGAGGTTTGTAACCCATTTTGTGATTTTGGGGAAAGTCTCATTCTCAGAAAAGGAGGGTGGGCCTTTGGTGTCGACAGGTGATTTGTGGGTACACTGTGGTTTTACCAAGAGCTTATTTCATATAGCACAGTGGCATATTGTTGGGATTATGTTTGAAGGAGAAGTAATGGGATTACCACGTGTTTTGTGtttgtcccttcccctccccctttcagagCAGAGGATAAAATTGCCTTCTTTTAATAATCTTTGCTGTTgtgtgttttattattgttgttgtacttGTTAAGATGCAATCTTAACACCACCACAATTACAAAATTGCTTTGTAGATATAGATAATAAGTGGAAATTGTCCAAAATAGAAATTTGTTCATAGTAATAACGTTTTTAAGACTGACCCTCTTCTCTGCGTTCTGATCACTTttcaagattttgtttttaaacctcAGGAGCGGCCATATGCTAACGCACCAAAAAACCAAGCCGTTCCTTTGCATAGAACAAGGCTGCAGCAAGAGTTATTCTGACTATCGCTCATTGCGCCGGCATTACGAAATGCACCACAGCTTCAGGTTGTTGAAGGATGACGAGGGATGCGAGAGCTCGCTGCCTGCACACAATTCCCGGGATCCGCCTAGCAGTACGAGAGCTGCTGAAAGAGTTGCCTTTCACCCCGACCCTCAAGTCCCTAATAATTCCCTCCTGCCCAACAGAGATTTGCTGAGGTGTATCGTGAACAGTTTAGTCAGCCAGAAGCTTCCATTGGCTCCGTCACCGTCTGAATCTGACTCCAAGGGTTCCTTGCAGCCATCCATTTCTGAATGCGGCCAGATTTCTTGCACCTCCACAAATGCCGCTGCATCTACTAAACTCACTGGCGATAAAGCCACGAAGGATATTTATTGTCAAAAGAACACAGTTTCTTCCAGTGTGTATAACTTTATAAATCCTGGGAACTTGCCTGTCCTTGGATCTGCAGAAAACAGTGCAAATGTGCCGGACCAGCAGCCTCGTCCAGAGCCCCAGTGCCCTTTAGAAAACACAGCCCTGGAGTATTGGGCAGACGGCGGCGTTCCTCGATTTCCATTGTTCAGAGGACAGAAGATTCCTACAACCGCTCAACAGCCAAGCAGCAGTTTCCAATGGGCCAGAAACGTGCCCCCCACCTGCACCAAAAGCAAAGGAAACAGCTCTTATGTGGCTCAGACGTCGCCTGTTGCAGCCCAGGATGTTTCTCAAGGGCTGGCGGGACCCTCTCAGACACCAACCTTTGAGCAGCCCTTCACTCCTTCACTCTTAAAGACACAAGGGGAGATCCCTGGGGAGCCAAAGCTCCATTGCTTCGAAGAGGTCTTCAGGCCAGCAGCTAGGTTCCCGGAAGCCCAGAAGCCGAGCCTGCTGCAGAAGGGTGAAGCCGGGCCCCTCTTCAGGCAGCTCTTCATGAAATCCCAGGAATCCTCTGTCAGCCAGGATCAGCTGCAAGTCCAGGGCCACCTCTTCCAGAGGATCACCAAATCGCAGCACATCCTATCCCACACTCAGCTGGTGTCTTCGCCGCAGGCGTCCGCTTCCGAGCCCGAGCAGGCAGTCGCGAAGCCGTTTccggctgtgttccagcagcaggtGGATCTGTGCCGCCCGCTGGCAGAGCCTACAGAACGCAAAAGATCCCTCCTGTGCATGAAAAGGTCCTTGGCCCAGTTTGAGAAAGACTTTTCATCTGACAGCGAGAAAGAAGGGCTGCAGCCAGGCACCCCTCCGCAGTCCTTCCCGTCACCTTCTCTCAGCACGGACGCTGGTTCTCAGGCCAAGCACCCCAGAATCTTGAAAGGGTGCTTGGGTTTCGCAGACTTCTCCGGTCCCAACCAACCACAGTCCGTAGCTTATGAAAACACCCCAGGAAACCATACGTATGGGAAGCCGCTGGAGAGTGACTGTCCCCCTTTGACCACGACAGAGAAGAACAAGGCTTGCGCTAAAGGGTCTGGAAGCAGAGGCCATTCTCGCAGCGGGCGGCCCCGCCGGAAGGAGAAGCTGAAGTTTGACGTCTCTTCCGTGGCTTCTCCCAGTCAAGTGGCCATGGCATCTTTTTCTTTACCTAGCCCTTCCTTCAACAGTGAGGCGGGAGCAAAACCAAAGATGACCATTTTCAACAGGATTCAGGCACGTCCAAGCAGTATTTTAtttaggtgttgttgtttttattaaggGGAGGGGGTTCCCTCAAGGCCTCCATCAACTGCTTATGCTGGCAACGAGGGAGCGAGGGTCCTTTGCCGGTATCCTatgtgggagaaaatggcgggggggggggggctattgaaGTCAGGGGGTTGGTTGGGATCAAGGGCTGTCCTGGGGCCAAATGGAAAGGCCAGGCCTCCGTGCTGCCTGAAATACAGGATGCAGAGTGAAagaaaacggattaaaaagccaTCGTTACTGTTTGAAAAGGACATTGACGGTTCCCAAGGGAAGTAGAAttgtaaggctcattctgcacatgcagaataatgcattcaaactgctttcagtgctctttgaagctgtgcagaatagcaaaatccactgcaaacagttgtgaaagtggtttgaaaatgcattattttgtgtgtgtggaaggtgcCTAAGAGTCAGTTTGAAGAGGAatgctttaaaacatttaaatgtgtTTCGTTTCTTTAACCACAGGGTGGAAATATCTACAGCTTTACTAATGCAGTGAGGGAAGAACACATTCCCCCTGGATGGTAAGGATAgagatttaacagtgcttaaaatTGATGCAAGAAGGATTCCCATCActcatcccccccgccccgccccccaatgtGCCCAGTTAAAATTGTACATGAATCTGTCAGAGCTGGGTTTCATCTGGTCTCTGCCAGAGGTTTACTAGGGTCATCTGGACGCTCTGCAGAAGCGCTCCCCTACCcaaagagcagtggtggcgaacctatggcacgggtgccagaggtggcactcagagccctctctgtgggcacacgcagagtccccccccacacacacacacacacatctaggctggcctgggtggctgggctcgattattagcattaaattattattattattattagcattaaacctaagacctagttttggggaagcagtgtagatggTTATgcactgttaagcactgttaaaccccactgattttcatgcgaagaactaaagcgcgatcctttacctgggagtaagctcggttggtggcaatggggcttgcttctgagtaaaccctcctagggtcatgattcacccattggaagagttgcatggttgcttcaaagcaaagccaccgaataagactaagcttactcccaagtaacgcacgcctcggagccaaccatttttcctaaactaaaacctcagtattcagattaaattgccgtgttggcactttgcgataaataaatgggttttgggttgcaatttgggcactcggtctcaaaaaggttcgcaaTCACTGCCATAGAGCCATGTTCTTTGCAGAAAAGTGGTGGTAATAGTTGTGAAAGACCTGGAGTCGTGTCGAAATCTGCATCACCCTCTTAGCCTTCATGGCCATCAGCTTTTCCCTACTAAAGTCACAAAAATTATCCTCTGCCACCACCATGGAGGGACTTCCTTTTATTCCCCTAGCCATTTGTACAGAGGGGTGTTAAACTTTCTCATGAAAGCAAAACATCCATGTGGCACACAGAGTATTTAAGCATAAGTAGTCACAGGGTTAAATGTATTGATGCACTGTGTAATCTAGAAGCATATTTGTATTATTGACCAATACATATCATTTGGAATTCAGAACATACAAGAAAAAATGTAACGTCTACATCAGGCTGAAAAGCAAACTTTTCCGTTCCGGTATAAAGAGACATGCAAACAGAGCTAGATTCaagaccagtagcaccttagaagcTTATAAGGTTATAAGAATCAAATTTCCCATCATCAGATATCGTGACAGAGGGAACATTGATTCCCAAAAGCTTACACTCTGTAGCTCTTGTTGtcctctgaggtgctactgaatTCAGGTGCTACTGCGGttttactgcagatcaacatgtcTACAGCCTGaatgtttttaaagtttcttCTTGAAGCCATTTCAAAGGGCCCAAGTTTCCAAGTCTTCCAAGTATCTAGCCGTTAGGAAGAATGAATAAAAAGGGAGTTGCCTCTctttataaatccaaatgctttagGACCGCTGCCCTGTGACATGAACTGATCGATATCTTGCAAGTTAGAGGCTGGGTTTGTAAAAAGCCAATCAGGAGCGGTTATGCTAATAGAGGGGTTCCAATCCGCATCTGCACCTGcttaataattattaataatggATTTGCTACTATTTGCACAGAGAGAAGATGTGAAGGCAGGCAGGCCAAAGGACAAGATGCCAACACCTCTTTGTATAGGAGTTTCAAAAGCAGATTGTGATAAGGCAcaggggtcacctctttaaagggagtggggggggagcatTAAAAATATACTTGTGCTGGCAGAGCCCCCGAGGAGCTCTTTGGATTGCAGCCACTCTCTCTCCTTCAGCGATTACTTACATCTGATTTCCCATTGGGTTTTTCTTCACTAGTTAACAGTTTGCTGGTAAATGAACTGTAGAAGCTTTCTTTTCCCAGGCAGACTTATATAAAAGAGCTGTAAGGCAGGAAATGTAAATGTTCTTGTAACAGGAACTAAAGCTGAattgcaaaacactggaaatttAGCATCATAGTGGTACATGTTCCtatcatttttttccccctctaaatTCCAGCATTTCTGCCATCGGGAGTAAGTCTGGAGGAGGCCCCGGAGGCAGGAGTCAGCATGAAAACAGTTTTGTTTGCAGGACCTGCGGCCAGCTGTTCTGTACGGAGCGAGGACTGAACAGCCACAGGTGTTTCTTCAGCGAGCAGTGGCAGGCTTTTTCAGAGAAGGTAAAAGAGAAATCGGATTCAGACCCCCAAGTAGTAAACCTACTAATGTTGTTTGTGTAACACTTGAAGTTACATCGGCAAGGCGTGTGCTATGTACAAAGTGTTGGACTTTGGCCAGCAAAATCTGGATTCACATCCTGACAGTACCGGACAGCCCTGAGTCCCAGAGCAGAACCCAGAAGAGCTGAATTCGAATCCTCACTTGTTTTGTGAATGTCCCCtggtgtcaagccctggatctgagaccaaacaagactcCAAAACCATTGGTTCAAAAAGGCTTTATTTGGAAAGCATCAGTGGCCAGCAGAGGAAAAGCCAATTCTGAGTtgtcttttcccaaaccccagTAAATCACCCCAGTGCTCATTCCTCCTCCCACCTTTTCCCGTGCCACCCAACTACAAAGGAAAGCTGTGAACTAGAGAGACCGAACTCCAAGGCCAAAGGACGAGATAAGCATCTGTCTGGCCTGGGCACCCCTACTTTTCCATCCAGACTtctcactccccttcccagttgcctagaacaggggtagggaacctgcggctctccagatgttcaggaactacaattcccatcagcctctgtcagcatggccaattggccatgctggtaggggctgatgggaattgtagttcctgaacatctgaagagccgcaggttccctacccctggcctagaacatatgaacataagaaagagcctgctgggtcagaccagagtccatctagtccagccctctgctactcgcagtggcctaccaggtgcctttgggagctcacatgcaggatgtgaaagcaagggccttctactgctgctactgctcccgagcacctggtctgctaaggcctttgcaatctcagatcaaagaggatcaagattggtagccataaatcgacttctccataaatctatccaagccccttttaaagctatccatgttagtggccatcaccacctccggtggcagcatattccaaacaccaatcacacgttgtgtgaagcagtgtttccttttattagtcctaattcttccccccagc of Sphaerodactylus townsendi isolate TG3544 linkage group LG06, MPM_Stown_v2.3, whole genome shotgun sequence contains these proteins:
- the ZNF541 gene encoding zinc finger protein 541, whose amino-acid sequence is MAEISTPRTYTRPACEHKSVFTYLELGLPNPSAPKDVNPGGRTSSGSGRKGKHQQSSPQAPFLDCNLCGKVFSSTSSLSKHYVTHSQERKHVCKICSKAFKRQDHLSGHMLTHQKTKPFLCIEQGCSKSYSDYRSLRRHYEMHHSFRLLKDDEGCESSLPAHNSRDPPSSTRAAERVAFHPDPQVPNNSLLPNRDLLRCIVNSLVSQKLPLAPSPSESDSKGSLQPSISECGQISCTSTNAAASTKLTGDKATKDIYCQKNTVSSSVYNFINPGNLPVLGSAENSANVPDQQPRPEPQCPLENTALEYWADGGVPRFPLFRGQKIPTTAQQPSSSFQWARNVPPTCTKSKGNSSYVAQTSPVAAQDVSQGLAGPSQTPTFEQPFTPSLLKTQGEIPGEPKLHCFEEVFRPAARFPEAQKPSLLQKGEAGPLFRQLFMKSQESSVSQDQLQVQGHLFQRITKSQHILSHTQLVSSPQASASEPEQAVAKPFPAVFQQQVDLCRPLAEPTERKRSLLCMKRSLAQFEKDFSSDSEKEGLQPGTPPQSFPSPSLSTDAGSQAKHPRILKGCLGFADFSGPNQPQSVAYENTPGNHTYGKPLESDCPPLTTTEKNKACAKGSGSRGHSRSGRPRRKEKLKFDVSSVASPSQVAMASFSLPSPSFNSEAGAKPKMTIFNRIQGGNIYSFTNAVREEHIPPGCISAIGSKSGGGPGGRSQHENSFVCRTCGQLFCTERGLNSHRCFFSEQWQAFSEKVKEKSDSDPQKLSSKPAGDGDVSPGTKRSLDDGAATVPLVMPVSVPVTAANQQQENKVDEKETQDDDGLQEGVPQKKRKRRNRPKSLFIPPPAPTCNEIQAGTGGCYQSNLRSTVFLMDYLLQGLVQCSLYTPPPMLSPIREGSGLYFNTLCSSSANTGSSKIYPSVLDGMDGSLLFSLVKDTTQISIEPHINIGSRFQAEIPDLQDVSSLDNYEHPASLVWKPWGDITTNKETQKRVTDLLKLACSSAMPGGGTNIELAMHCLHEAQGNILEALEMLLLQGPQKPPCHPLSDYHYSGSHLWTPAEKQLFRKAFSVHRKDFYQIQKKIQTKTVSQCVEYYYSWKKILKFDCSRSQVVEKRSKREQDEVEMEEEKTACSPKKRHCPLPKQECKLKSKTCKKAAQSSFCPASSLKETPDRPKNAGSQGVFPCKECARVFDKIKSRNAHMKRHRLQEQMDPIMKIKWHLKNEPKKEERNADFLQW